A window of Cohnella herbarum contains these coding sequences:
- the dtd gene encoding D-aminoacyl-tRNA deacylase, with translation MKVVLQRVSEAKVTVENEVVGKIGAGLMLLVGIGQEDTEQDLVWMADKLAGLRIFEDDAGKMNLSIEDVKGAILSVSQFTLYGDCRKGKRPNFMAAAKPEIAQASYEQFNERLRAKGLQVETGTFGAMMDVSLVNDGPVTLILDSRNS, from the coding sequence ATGAAAGTCGTTTTGCAAAGGGTATCGGAAGCGAAAGTTACGGTCGAAAATGAGGTTGTCGGCAAAATCGGAGCAGGATTGATGCTGCTTGTCGGCATCGGTCAAGAGGATACGGAACAGGATTTGGTTTGGATGGCGGACAAGCTGGCAGGGTTGCGGATATTCGAAGACGATGCCGGTAAAATGAACTTGTCTATAGAGGACGTTAAGGGAGCGATTCTATCGGTGTCCCAATTCACGCTCTACGGGGATTGCCGGAAAGGGAAACGCCCGAATTTCATGGCAGCCGCCAAACCGGAGATCGCGCAAGCGTCGTACGAACAGTTCAACGAACGGCTTCGCGCTAAAGGTCTTCAAGTCGAAACCGGGACGTTCGGAGCGATGATGGACGTTTCGCTCGTTAACGACGGTCCGGTTACGTTAATTCTGGATAGTCGTAATAGCTGA
- a CDS encoding adenine phosphoribosyltransferase: MNFKDYIRVIPDFPQPGIRFKDITTLLKDGPAYRAAIDSLKELVKEKEIDLIAGPEARGFVIGAPLAIALGVGFVPIRKSGKLPGSTVEAAYDLEYGKDRLAIHSDSIQPGQKILIADDLLATGGTIATSIDLITQLGGDIVGAAFLIELGYLSGRDKLQGIDVVSLMTY; encoded by the coding sequence GTGAATTTTAAAGATTACATCCGGGTTATTCCCGATTTTCCGCAACCGGGCATTCGGTTCAAAGATATTACGACGCTGCTGAAAGACGGTCCGGCTTATCGCGCCGCCATCGATTCGTTGAAAGAGCTCGTGAAAGAGAAAGAAATCGATCTGATCGCGGGGCCTGAAGCTCGCGGTTTCGTCATTGGGGCTCCGCTGGCGATCGCGCTCGGCGTAGGATTCGTTCCGATTCGCAAGAGCGGCAAGCTGCCGGGAAGTACGGTAGAAGCCGCCTATGATTTGGAATACGGCAAAGACCGTCTAGCCATTCATAGCGACTCGATCCAACCGGGCCAGAAAATACTGATAGCGGACGATTTGCTCGCTACCGGCGGCACGATTGCTACCTCTATTGACTTAATTACTCAGTTGGGCGGAGATATCGTCGGCGCGGCTTTCTTGATCGAACTTGGCTATCTCAGCGGCCGCGACAAGTTGCAAGGCATCGATGTCGTTTCCCTCATGACTTACTAA
- a CDS encoding RelA/SpoT family protein, which yields MGMELLLEKANTYMKEQDLQKIRDAYEFAEEAHRGQVRKSGEPYILHPVAVAEICMGMQMDVITVMAALLHDVVEDTNVTLDDLRTRFGETLAGLVDGLTKLERIQFQSKEEQQNENYRKMFVAMANDIRVILIKLADRLHNMRTLKFQSEESQRRIAHETLEIFCPIAHRLGISAIKWEMEDIALRFLNPQQYYRIAHLMKMKRTEREQHITELIDRIREKLDEMGIQGDISGRPKHIYSVYKKMSTRNKQFNEIYDLLAIRILVDNVKDCYATLGIIHTLWKPMPGRFKDYIAMPKANMYQSLHTTIVGSTGEPTEVQIRTWDMHRTSEIGIAAHWAYKDGNSAGVAPGSFGDKMNWFREIIELQQETRDAAEFMESLKMDFFTDLVFVFTPKGEVFELPAGSVPLDFAYRVHTEVGNRTIGAKVNGRIVPLDHKLKTGDIVEILTSKHSYGPSQDWLKIAQSSHARSKIRQWFKKEQREESVDKGRELLERELKRLGLEPYEWMSEDKLQEAAKKFTFNDVEDMMSAIGFGGITAAQICTKLTEKLRKEAEEAQQIQLTTEIKEMKAPASVTEKRRPTHGVSVKGVDNLLVRFARCCNPVPGDDIIGYITRGRGVSVHRTDCPNIPTGEDGEEEAARVIEVDWENAVESNYSVEIEILGHDRRGLLNEVLQAVSESKTNISAVSGRSDKNKMAIMHMTILIRNKDHLQSVVDKIKRVKDIFSVQRMMQ from the coding sequence ATGGGCATGGAGCTGCTTCTCGAGAAAGCAAACACGTATATGAAAGAGCAGGATTTACAGAAAATCCGAGATGCTTACGAATTCGCCGAGGAAGCGCATCGCGGACAAGTCCGTAAATCCGGCGAACCTTATATTCTGCACCCCGTGGCGGTTGCCGAGATTTGCATGGGCATGCAGATGGATGTCATTACGGTTATGGCAGCCCTGCTTCATGACGTGGTCGAAGATACGAACGTGACGTTGGACGACTTGCGCACGCGATTCGGAGAAACTTTAGCGGGACTCGTCGACGGGTTGACCAAACTGGAACGAATTCAATTTCAGTCTAAGGAAGAGCAGCAGAACGAGAACTATCGCAAAATGTTCGTAGCGATGGCCAACGATATTCGAGTAATTCTTATTAAACTCGCCGACCGTTTGCATAATATGCGCACTCTTAAATTCCAATCGGAAGAAAGTCAGCGCCGCATCGCGCACGAAACGTTGGAAATTTTCTGCCCGATCGCCCACCGGTTGGGGATTAGCGCGATCAAGTGGGAGATGGAGGATATCGCGCTTCGGTTTCTTAACCCGCAGCAATACTATCGCATCGCCCACTTGATGAAAATGAAACGGACGGAACGCGAGCAGCATATTACGGAGCTAATCGATCGAATCCGTGAGAAGCTGGACGAGATGGGCATTCAAGGCGATATTTCCGGCCGCCCTAAACATATTTACAGCGTGTATAAGAAAATGTCTACGCGCAATAAGCAATTTAACGAAATTTACGATCTGCTCGCCATACGAATATTGGTCGATAACGTGAAGGATTGTTACGCGACGCTCGGGATCATCCATACTTTATGGAAGCCGATGCCGGGCCGTTTTAAAGATTATATCGCGATGCCTAAAGCGAACATGTATCAATCGCTTCATACGACGATCGTCGGATCGACGGGCGAGCCGACGGAAGTGCAAATTCGGACTTGGGATATGCACCGAACGAGCGAGATCGGAATCGCGGCCCACTGGGCGTACAAGGACGGTAATTCGGCCGGCGTAGCGCCGGGTAGCTTCGGCGACAAGATGAATTGGTTCCGCGAGATTATCGAACTGCAGCAAGAAACGCGAGATGCGGCGGAGTTCATGGAATCTTTAAAAATGGACTTCTTTACCGATCTTGTTTTCGTATTTACGCCAAAAGGCGAAGTTTTCGAGCTGCCTGCCGGTTCCGTTCCTCTGGATTTTGCTTACCGCGTTCACACCGAGGTCGGCAATCGCACCATAGGCGCGAAGGTGAACGGGCGGATCGTTCCGCTTGACCATAAGCTTAAGACGGGGGATATCGTCGAGATTCTCACCTCTAAGCATTCCTACGGACCGAGCCAGGATTGGCTTAAGATCGCGCAGTCATCGCATGCTCGTAGCAAGATTCGCCAATGGTTCAAGAAGGAACAGCGGGAAGAGAGCGTTGACAAAGGGCGCGAATTGCTAGAGCGAGAGTTGAAGAGACTCGGTCTTGAGCCTTATGAGTGGATGTCAGAAGATAAGCTGCAGGAAGCGGCTAAGAAATTTACTTTTAACGACGTGGAAGATATGATGTCGGCAATCGGATTCGGCGGAATTACGGCAGCCCAAATCTGCACGAAGCTGACCGAGAAGCTGCGCAAGGAAGCGGAAGAAGCGCAGCAAATCCAACTGACGACGGAAATCAAGGAAATGAAGGCTCCCGCGTCGGTTACCGAGAAGCGGCGTCCAACCCATGGGGTTAGCGTTAAAGGGGTAGACAATTTGCTCGTCCGGTTCGCCCGTTGTTGCAACCCGGTACCCGGGGACGATATCATCGGCTACATTACGCGCGGGCGCGGAGTGTCGGTCCATCGCACGGATTGTCCGAATATCCCGACGGGAGAAGACGGGGAAGAAGAGGCTGCGCGCGTGATCGAAGTCGATTGGGAAAACGCGGTGGAGTCGAATTACAGCGTCGAGATCGAGATCCTCGGCCATGACCGGAGAGGTTTGTTGAACGAGGTATTGCAAGCCGTTTCGGAGAGCAAGACGAATATTTCCGCCGTTTCCGGCCGGTCGGATAAGAACAAAATGGCGATTATGCACATGACGATTCTGATTCGGAACAAGGATCATCTTCAGTCGGTCGTAGATAAAATCAAACGAGTCAAAGACATCTTTTCCGTGCAACGGATGATGCAATAG
- the hisS gene encoding histidine--tRNA ligase, protein MGFQKPPGTQDILPGNSELWQYVENTARDICRRYRFGEIRTPVFEATELFKRGVGETTDIVEKEMYTFEDRGNRSMTLRPEGTAGVVRSYVENKLFGEPDVSKLYYIGPMFRYERAQAGRYRQFHQFGVEAIGSSDPALDAEVIALGYTFYRELGLNGVTVDLNSVGTPAVRADFREKLLAFLTPIKADLCKDCQSRMERNPLRVLDCKVDQDKFADAPSILDSLDEECEAHFARVRECLDEMGIPYNLNSRLVRGLDYYTHTAFEYKAQGIGAIDTIGGGGRYNGLVAEVGGDDKPGVGLGLGLERTLLLLESQGIKPDLGNGADVYIVALGERAEKALPALLQQLRTAGIAVERDYLGRKTKAQFKAAERSGARIAAVLGDDELDRGEISLRPVTGGEQRAVKLSELAQAIKTIISTDEKGNENS, encoded by the coding sequence ATGGGTTTTCAAAAACCGCCCGGTACGCAGGATATTTTGCCTGGCAATTCCGAGTTGTGGCAGTACGTGGAGAACACGGCCCGCGACATCTGCCGGCGTTATCGTTTCGGAGAAATCCGTACGCCGGTATTCGAAGCGACCGAGCTGTTCAAGCGCGGCGTAGGGGAAACGACGGATATCGTGGAGAAGGAAATGTACACGTTCGAGGATAGAGGCAATCGCAGTATGACGCTTCGTCCGGAAGGAACCGCAGGCGTCGTTAGGTCTTACGTGGAGAATAAGCTGTTCGGCGAGCCAGACGTCTCCAAGCTGTATTATATCGGTCCGATGTTCCGGTATGAACGCGCGCAGGCGGGAAGGTATCGCCAATTTCACCAATTCGGAGTCGAGGCGATCGGTTCGTCCGATCCGGCTTTGGATGCCGAAGTTATCGCGTTGGGATACACCTTCTATCGGGAATTAGGCCTCAATGGCGTCACGGTGGATTTGAACTCCGTCGGAACGCCGGCGGTCAGAGCCGATTTTCGGGAGAAGCTTCTGGCCTTCCTGACGCCTATTAAAGCGGATCTATGCAAAGATTGCCAGTCGCGAATGGAACGCAATCCGCTGCGCGTGCTCGACTGCAAAGTCGATCAGGACAAATTCGCGGACGCTCCTTCGATTCTGGACAGCCTTGACGAAGAGTGCGAGGCGCATTTCGCTCGGGTACGCGAATGCTTGGACGAGATGGGGATTCCGTACAACCTAAACTCGCGTCTGGTACGCGGACTCGACTACTACACGCACACGGCATTCGAGTACAAAGCCCAAGGCATCGGCGCCATCGATACGATCGGCGGCGGCGGGAGATATAACGGGCTCGTGGCCGAGGTCGGAGGAGACGATAAGCCGGGCGTCGGATTAGGGCTCGGCCTGGAGAGAACGCTGCTCCTATTGGAAAGCCAAGGAATCAAACCCGATCTTGGCAATGGAGCGGACGTCTATATTGTTGCTTTAGGCGAACGCGCGGAGAAAGCCTTGCCCGCATTGCTCCAACAACTGCGTACGGCGGGAATTGCGGTCGAACGCGATTATCTCGGCCGCAAGACGAAGGCGCAATTCAAAGCGGCCGAGCGAAGCGGAGCCCGGATCGCGGCAGTGCTCGGCGACGACGAGCTTGATCGCGGGGAAATTTCGTTAAGACCCGTGACGGGCGGCGAGCAACGGGCCGTGAAATTAAGCGAGCTGGCGCAAGCGATTAAAACGATCATTTCTACAGACGAAAAGGGGAACGAAAACTCATGA
- a CDS encoding transposase, whose amino-acid sequence MGEKRQHYSEEFKEQTVKYIQEQTKTLPQIGEDLNIPSGTLKQWMTKYRKFENEPLVDRATLHQKDKQLMEQERTIEDLKEEIAILKKAMHIFSKERN is encoded by the coding sequence ATGGGTGAGAAGAGACAGCATTACAGTGAAGAGTTTAAAGAACAGACTGTTAAATACATTCAGGAACAGACAAAGACATTGCCCCAGATCGGAGAAGATTTAAACATCCCAAGTGGTACGTTAAAACAGTGGATGACCAAGTACCGCAAGTTTGAGAATGAACCGCTTGTAGATCGTGCGACCCTTCACCAGAAAGATAAGCAACTGATGGAGCAAGAACGCACGATTGAGGATCTCAAGGAAGAAATCGCTATCCTAAAAAAGGCCATGCACATCTTCAGCAAAGAAAGGAACTAA
- the aspS gene encoding aspartate--tRNA ligase — translation MMLKNIDCGKLSKENVGQTVVLNGWVQGWRDFGGILFIDLRDRSGIVQIVFNPEFSGQALDLGSRARNEYVLAVKGKIVERDPETFNPNLATGEIEVQVQEVEIINAAKTPPFPIEDGVEVDESLRLKYRYLDLRRPEMQKTLLLRSKATKIFRDFLDDNGFIDVETPILTKSTPEGARDYLVPSRVHPGEFFALPQSPQLFKQLLMVGGIERYYQVARCFRDEDLRADRQPEFTQIDIETSFLSQDQLLGMMEQLMARLFRETVGVEIPTPFQRLTYHDAIHKYGSDKPDLRFGLEIEDVTDIVKGSEVKVFASVAASGGVVKALNAKGCASWSRKELDDLQPFAARYGGKGIAWITVKDGEWRGPIVKFFKPEEIAALTERLNVEEGDLLTFSADKLKTAADVMGNLRQKVGRDLGLIDNKAYKFLWVIDFPLLGWDEEGKRFVAEHHPFTRPSDEDLPLFDSDPGAIRAQAYDIVLNGYEVGGGSMRIYRRDVQEKMFQALGFSPEEAQEKFGFFLDAFEYGTPPHGGIAFGLDRLIMLLAGRTNLRETIAFPKTASATDLLCDAPSPVTERQLDDLHVRLSAKAIAAQTKGAAAAEGSAEASEPAVQG, via the coding sequence ATGATGCTCAAAAATATCGATTGCGGTAAGTTATCAAAGGAAAATGTCGGCCAAACCGTCGTACTGAACGGCTGGGTGCAAGGCTGGCGCGACTTCGGAGGTATTCTTTTTATCGACCTCCGCGACCGTTCGGGAATCGTTCAGATCGTCTTCAACCCTGAATTTTCCGGTCAAGCATTGGATCTAGGCAGCCGCGCGCGTAATGAATACGTATTGGCCGTTAAAGGTAAAATCGTCGAACGCGACCCTGAAACCTTTAATCCGAACCTGGCTACGGGCGAAATCGAAGTTCAAGTACAGGAAGTCGAAATCATCAACGCCGCGAAGACGCCTCCGTTCCCGATTGAAGACGGCGTAGAAGTCGACGAGTCTCTTCGCTTGAAGTACCGTTACCTGGATTTGCGCCGTCCCGAAATGCAGAAGACGTTGCTGCTTCGTTCTAAAGCGACCAAAATCTTCCGCGACTTCTTGGACGACAATGGTTTTATCGACGTGGAAACTCCGATTTTGACGAAGAGCACGCCTGAAGGCGCGCGCGATTACTTGGTACCGAGCCGCGTTCATCCGGGAGAATTTTTCGCGCTTCCGCAATCGCCGCAATTGTTCAAGCAATTGCTGATGGTCGGCGGAATCGAGCGTTATTATCAAGTGGCGCGTTGTTTCCGCGATGAGGACCTTCGCGCGGACCGTCAACCGGAGTTTACGCAAATCGACATTGAGACATCCTTCTTGTCCCAAGATCAATTGCTCGGCATGATGGAACAGTTGATGGCACGTCTGTTTCGCGAGACGGTTGGCGTGGAAATCCCGACTCCGTTCCAACGCTTGACCTACCATGACGCGATTCACAAGTACGGTTCGGACAAACCGGATCTTCGTTTCGGCTTGGAAATCGAAGACGTAACCGATATCGTAAAGGGCAGCGAAGTGAAAGTGTTCGCATCCGTAGCGGCTTCCGGCGGCGTCGTGAAAGCACTCAACGCGAAAGGTTGCGCTAGCTGGAGTCGCAAGGAACTCGACGATCTTCAACCGTTCGCGGCTCGCTACGGCGGTAAAGGCATTGCCTGGATTACCGTGAAGGACGGAGAATGGCGCGGACCGATCGTGAAATTTTTCAAGCCTGAGGAAATCGCGGCTCTGACGGAACGCTTGAATGTTGAAGAAGGAGATCTATTAACGTTCTCCGCCGACAAGCTGAAGACGGCCGCGGACGTGATGGGCAACCTTCGCCAGAAAGTCGGACGCGACCTGGGTCTAATCGACAACAAAGCCTACAAATTCCTATGGGTCATCGACTTCCCGCTGCTCGGTTGGGATGAAGAAGGCAAGCGGTTCGTGGCGGAGCACCATCCGTTCACCCGTCCGAGCGACGAGGATTTGCCGTTGTTCGATAGCGATCCGGGAGCGATTCGCGCGCAAGCCTACGATATCGTGCTTAACGGTTATGAAGTCGGCGGCGGTTCCATGCGGATTTACCGTCGCGACGTACAAGAGAAGATGTTCCAAGCGCTCGGGTTCTCCCCTGAGGAAGCCCAAGAGAAATTCGGCTTCTTCCTCGATGCGTTCGAATATGGAACACCTCCGCACGGAGGCATCGCTTTCGGCTTGGATCGTTTGATCATGCTGCTGGCAGGTCGCACGAATCTGCGCGAAACGATCGCGTTCCCGAAAACCGCAAGCGCGACGGATTTGCTGTGCG
- a CDS encoding transglutaminase domain-containing protein encodes MADKYPDTVKSLLDGDEKKVLAKAQSILKSIIRPEMGEFDKELAIYDYLATYGAYDYSSYALHTGRPVVPEDPPANPEAYNVYGALVDALAVCEGWSDAYQLLFTLVGLKSETPIGSLSGEPHKWVSVQVDGEWYQIEATKKAEKGSSSLYSSTFNFTYQDANDFLSYSGGDERAISQKYDYMNRMDRERNPDKSPFEFEEEEAAAAAERAKVATRQLTRKSTP; translated from the coding sequence GTGGCCGATAAGTATCCGGATACGGTGAAGAGCTTGCTGGACGGGGACGAAAAAAAAGTGCTCGCGAAAGCCCAAAGCATCCTTAAGAGTATTATTCGTCCGGAAATGGGCGAATTCGATAAGGAATTAGCCATTTACGATTATCTTGCGACTTACGGGGCCTATGATTACAGCTCCTACGCGCTGCATACCGGACGTCCGGTAGTTCCGGAAGATCCTCCGGCAAATCCGGAAGCTTATAACGTTTACGGAGCCCTCGTGGACGCTTTGGCCGTATGCGAAGGTTGGTCCGATGCGTATCAACTGTTGTTCACGCTTGTCGGGTTGAAGAGCGAAACTCCGATCGGAAGTTTGAGCGGAGAACCTCATAAATGGGTTTCCGTTCAAGTCGACGGCGAATGGTACCAGATCGAAGCGACGAAAAAAGCGGAAAAGGGATCATCATCGCTATACAGTTCCACTTTTAACTTTACGTATCAAGACGCAAATGATTTCTTGAGTTATTCCGGCGGGGATGAACGGGCGATTTCGCAAAAATACGACTATATGAACCGGATGGACAGAGAGCGAAATCCGGATAAAAGTCCGTTCGAGTTTGAGGAAGAAGAAGCGGCAGCGGCGGCGGAGAGAGCAAAGGTTGCAACACGGCAATTAACGCGGAAATCAACGCCTTGA
- the recJ gene encoding single-stranded-DNA-specific exonuclease RecJ — protein MIHSKYRWDIPSYDEGTVSGLAAEFKVSRLVAGVLASRGWTPSEATSAFLHPAIDQLLDPFAMKGMSTAVERISLAVREGERIRVYGDYDADGVTSTALMIRLLNELGANFDTYIPHRSREGYGLNINAIDLAVEAGVRLLITVDNGISAVEQIAYAMQRGIDVIVTDHHEPPEILPEAIALVNPKQKDCPYPFKGLCGAGVVFKLAHAMLGRPVIEYADLAAIGTIADLMPLSGENRIIARLGLAQMRRNPIAGIRALCKVAGLKAEDLTSGRIGFSLAPRLNAGGRLEHADTAVKLLAAVHDEEAERFAEDLDRLNLERQALVEQTVIEADEMWQRQCAADEGKRRNVIVLAKEGWNAGIAGLVASKLVERYYRPAIILATDAETGLCKGSARSIEGFDLYEALTDCADLMEHYGGHQAAAGMTLSRDNVSELAERLHVLAGERLSAEDWQPKRRVDLVIPLSEVSLKSVDQLADLEPFGNGNPTPRVMIKDVTIRESRTMGKEDKHLRLTVEQSGQSLEMVAFGMGNQRSRLLPGVQIDFLGELSVNEWNGNRKVQAMLQDFRSRQLLLKDRRKERDFWTEVENAILSDPSRMAIGCATAILYKEAVTRFGHSGIAICLYHEGGIDLGAVAETAASVSATNSVLAASFGDEDGQNFQSNEQWRHLLLLGLPASEMEIRTLKRWLSPEQGLESVTVYADPRMERASRAAQIPDRKQFGEVYSLCRNKGSWLDSPDGFLQDTALKTGHTLSTIRMIHEVFIELGFIAADGSSRKIVPNPPRRELEDSPRYRKATELAVGTRLVELTTEELRKWFTACHTTSSGAV, from the coding sequence GTGATACATTCCAAATACAGATGGGACATTCCGTCCTATGACGAGGGGACCGTCTCTGGGCTTGCCGCCGAATTCAAAGTGAGCCGGCTTGTTGCCGGCGTATTGGCCAGTAGGGGGTGGACTCCATCGGAGGCGACTTCCGCATTTCTTCATCCGGCTATCGACCAGTTGCTTGATCCATTCGCGATGAAAGGAATGAGCACGGCCGTTGAGCGGATCTCGCTGGCTGTGAGAGAAGGGGAGCGAATTCGCGTTTACGGCGACTACGATGCGGATGGCGTAACTTCGACCGCTCTCATGATACGTTTGTTAAACGAGTTGGGCGCTAACTTCGATACATATATTCCTCACAGAAGCCGCGAGGGCTATGGACTTAATATAAACGCGATAGACTTAGCCGTTGAAGCCGGAGTTCGGTTGCTGATAACGGTAGATAACGGAATTAGCGCGGTGGAACAAATTGCCTACGCTATGCAACGCGGCATCGACGTGATCGTCACCGATCATCACGAACCTCCCGAGATTTTGCCGGAGGCGATCGCTCTTGTTAATCCGAAGCAGAAGGATTGTCCTTATCCATTCAAAGGATTATGCGGAGCCGGTGTCGTATTCAAACTCGCCCACGCGATGTTAGGGCGCCCCGTAATCGAATACGCGGATTTAGCGGCTATTGGCACGATCGCGGATCTGATGCCTCTTTCCGGCGAAAATCGCATTATCGCGCGTCTCGGTTTAGCACAGATGCGGCGTAATCCGATTGCGGGCATCCGTGCGCTCTGTAAGGTCGCGGGATTAAAGGCAGAGGATCTGACCAGCGGAAGGATCGGATTTTCCCTTGCCCCGCGACTGAATGCGGGGGGACGGCTAGAGCATGCGGACACCGCGGTTAAGCTGCTCGCGGCAGTCCATGACGAGGAAGCGGAGCGGTTCGCGGAGGATCTCGACCGGTTAAACTTGGAACGTCAAGCGCTGGTCGAGCAAACGGTGATCGAAGCGGACGAGATGTGGCAACGTCAGTGCGCCGCGGACGAAGGCAAGCGAAGAAACGTAATCGTTCTAGCTAAGGAAGGCTGGAATGCGGGGATTGCGGGTTTAGTCGCTTCCAAGCTTGTGGAACGCTATTACCGCCCAGCCATCATACTGGCAACGGATGCGGAGACTGGTCTGTGCAAAGGCTCCGCGCGATCAATAGAAGGTTTCGATCTCTACGAGGCTCTCACGGATTGCGCGGATTTAATGGAGCATTACGGCGGTCATCAAGCTGCCGCCGGGATGACCCTTTCCCGCGATAACGTTAGCGAATTGGCGGAAAGGCTGCATGTCTTGGCCGGGGAACGGCTCAGCGCGGAAGATTGGCAGCCGAAGAGACGGGTCGATCTCGTAATCCCTCTGTCCGAAGTATCGCTTAAATCGGTGGATCAGTTGGCCGACTTGGAGCCGTTCGGCAACGGGAATCCGACGCCGCGCGTTATGATCAAGGACGTCACGATCCGGGAAAGCCGCACGATGGGCAAAGAAGATAAGCATTTGCGTTTAACCGTCGAGCAGTCCGGACAATCGCTTGAAATGGTCGCGTTCGGGATGGGGAACCAACGGAGTCGTCTTCTGCCCGGAGTCCAAATAGACTTTCTTGGCGAGTTATCGGTGAATGAATGGAACGGAAACCGGAAAGTGCAAGCGATGCTGCAAGATTTTCGGTCACGGCAATTATTGTTGAAGGATAGACGAAAGGAACGGGATTTCTGGACGGAAGTGGAGAATGCCATCTTAAGCGATCCTTCTCGCATGGCAATCGGATGTGCCACGGCGATATTATACAAAGAAGCCGTTACCCGGTTCGGCCATTCCGGTATTGCTATCTGTCTCTATCATGAGGGTGGCATCGATTTAGGGGCCGTTGCTGAAACCGCGGCTTCCGTCTCCGCAACCAACTCCGTCCTCGCTGCATCCTTCGGGGATGAAGACGGGCAGAACTTCCAGAGCAATGAGCAATGGCGTCATTTACTTTTATTGGGGTTACCTGCAAGCGAGATGGAGATCCGAACGCTGAAGCGCTGGCTTTCACCCGAGCAAGGGCTTGAAAGCGTGACGGTGTACGCCGATCCGCGTATGGAGCGGGCCAGCAGAGCAGCTCAGATTCCCGACCGCAAGCAGTTCGGCGAAGTCTACTCCCTGTGCCGCAACAAAGGCTCCTGGTTGGATAGTCCGGACGGATTTCTTCAGGATACGGCATTGAAAACCGGGCATACGCTATCTACGATTCGGATGATACACGAGGTATTCATCGAGCTTGGTTTCATCGCGGCGGACGGTTCGTCGAGGAAGATCGTGCCGAATCCGCCTCGCCGGGAATTGGAAGATTCTCCGCGTTACCGGAAAGCAACCGAACTAGCCGTGGGCACGAGATTAGTTGAACTGACCACGGAGGAGCTTCGGAAGTGGTTCACGGCGTGCCATACGACTTCGTCTGGCGCGGTATAA